In a genomic window of Nocardia fluminea:
- the kdpA gene encoding potassium-transporting ATPase subunit KdpA: MSTTTAGIAFVAALVITLALVHVPLGDYMYRVYSGAEHSRVERLIYRAIGAKPEVEQTWGVYTRSVLAFSAVGILFLFFFQLVQGALPLHLNDPGTEMTPALAWNTAVSFVTNTNWQNYSGESTQGHLVQMAGLAVQNFVSAAVGMAVAVALVRGFARRHTGELGNFWVDLVRGTLRILLPIAFVFAIVLVAGGVIQNFHLHDQVAQTVGGAQQTLTGGPVASQEVIKELGTNGGGFYNANSAHPFENASTWTNFLEIFLLLVISFSLPRTFGRMVGSTKQGYAIVAVMGTIALTSITLTNLFQLQHHGTVPTAIGASMEGVETRFGVADSATFAASTTLTSTGAVNSFHDSYTSLGGMMTMFNMQLGEVAPGGVGSGLYGMLILAVITVFVAGLMVGRTPEYLGKKITPREIKLAASYFLVSPLIVLIGTSVAMALPGERASMLNSGPHGLSEVLYAFTSAANNNGSAFAGLSGNTEWFNTALGLAMAFGRFLPIIFVLALAGSLAGQGTTPASIGTLPTHRPQFVGMVVGVTVILVALTFLPALALGPLAEGIH; encoded by the coding sequence GTGAGCACGACAACAGCGGGGATCGCTTTCGTCGCGGCCCTGGTCATCACGCTGGCCCTGGTGCATGTGCCGCTCGGCGACTACATGTACCGGGTCTACAGCGGTGCCGAGCACTCCCGGGTCGAACGGTTGATCTACCGCGCCATCGGCGCGAAACCGGAGGTCGAGCAGACCTGGGGGGTCTACACCCGCAGCGTGCTGGCGTTCTCGGCGGTCGGCATCCTGTTCCTGTTCTTCTTCCAGCTGGTCCAGGGCGCGCTGCCGCTGCACCTGAACGATCCGGGCACGGAGATGACCCCGGCGCTGGCGTGGAATACCGCGGTCAGCTTCGTCACCAACACCAACTGGCAGAACTACTCCGGTGAGTCCACTCAGGGCCACCTGGTGCAGATGGCCGGTCTGGCGGTGCAGAACTTCGTCTCCGCGGCCGTCGGTATGGCGGTGGCGGTGGCCCTGGTGCGCGGTTTCGCCCGCCGCCACACCGGTGAGCTGGGCAATTTCTGGGTGGACCTGGTGCGCGGCACTTTGCGCATCCTGCTGCCGATCGCGTTCGTCTTCGCGATCGTCCTGGTCGCCGGTGGCGTCATCCAGAACTTCCACCTGCACGATCAGGTCGCGCAGACCGTCGGCGGCGCACAGCAGACCCTGACCGGTGGACCGGTCGCGAGCCAGGAGGTCATCAAGGAGCTGGGCACCAACGGTGGCGGCTTCTACAACGCGAACTCCGCGCATCCGTTCGAGAACGCCAGCACGTGGACGAACTTCCTGGAGATCTTCCTGCTCCTGGTGATCTCGTTCTCGCTGCCGCGCACCTTCGGCCGGATGGTCGGCAGTACGAAGCAGGGCTACGCGATCGTCGCCGTGATGGGCACGATCGCACTGACCAGCATCACGCTCACCAACCTGTTCCAGCTCCAGCACCACGGCACGGTGCCGACCGCGATCGGCGCGTCGATGGAAGGCGTGGAAACCCGTTTCGGCGTGGCCGATTCGGCGACCTTCGCCGCCTCGACCACCCTCACCTCGACCGGCGCGGTGAACTCCTTCCACGATTCCTACACCAGCCTCGGCGGCATGATGACGATGTTCAACATGCAACTGGGCGAGGTGGCGCCCGGCGGGGTCGGCTCCGGCCTCTACGGCATGCTGATCCTCGCGGTGATCACGGTGTTCGTGGCCGGTCTGATGGTGGGCCGCACGCCCGAGTACCTCGGCAAGAAGATCACGCCGCGCGAGATCAAGCTGGCCGCTTCCTATTTCCTGGTGAGCCCGCTGATCGTGCTCATCGGCACGTCTGTCGCGATGGCACTGCCCGGCGAACGGGCGAGCATGCTCAACAGCGGTCCCCACGGCCTCTCCGAAGTGCTGTACGCCTTCACCTCCGCGGCCAACAACAACGGCTCCGCCTTCGCCGGTCTCTCCGGCAACACCGAGTGGTTCAACACCGCGCTCGGCCTCGCCATGGCGTTCGGCCGGTTCCTGCCGATCATCTTCGTGCTGGCACTGGCCGGTTCGCTGGCCGGACAGGGCACCACTCCCGCGTCGATCGGCACGTTGCCGACACACCGGCCACAGTTCGTCGGCATGGTCGTCGGCGTGACGGTGATCCTGGTCGCGCTCACCTTCCTGCCCGCTCTCGCGCTCGGGCCGCTCGCCGAAGGAATCCACTGA
- a CDS encoding sensor histidine kinase: MKRGQLRIYLGAAPGVGKTYAMLGEAHRRLERGRDVVAAVVETHGRKKTAELLAGIERIPPTMVSYRGTELPELDVDAVLTRKPAVVLVDELAHTNAPGSAHEKRWQDVEQLLAAGIDVISTVNVQHLESLNDVVQQITGIEQRETVPDAVVRGADQVELVDLTPEALRRRLSHGNVYAADKVDAALRNYFRPGNLTALRELALLWLADQVDAALARYRADHKITELWEARERVVVAVTGGPESETVVRRAGRIASKSSADLVVLHVVRGDGLVGVSTERMTKLRDLAAGLGASLHTVTGDDVPSALLDFAREVNATQLVLGTSRRSRWARMLDEGIGSTVVQRSGKIDVHMVTHEEANRGVRRQWLRPRRPVSAWPAAVIVPVLVSVVCGVLLDRWLQLGGLSAMFFVGVVAVALFGGVVPAGVSALLSGLLLNWYFTDPRYSFTIAEPDNFVTVVVLLIVAVAVAALVDVAAKRSTQARKASREAELLTMFAGSVLHGADLPNLLEQVRETYGQRAVSVRCGDQIVAAVGTDPPTRPSDAETVIEAGDAQSHLLLAGRAIDSTDRPVLNAVANQAAGLVRQARLAEEASAAAALLEADRLRRALLSAVSHDLRTPLAGAKAAVSSLRSDDIEFSAEDTGELLEAIEESVDQLTALVGNLLDSSRLAVGVVTPRLGQVYMDEAVHRALVSVGMGTRGLRRAAMDRVKVEVGEVSVLADSGLLERVLANLIDNALRHSGRDSPVRVTAEHVGDRVSIAVVDIGPGVPSGTEEQLFEPFQRLGDRDNTTGVGLGLSVVRGFVEAMGGTVHAEPTPGGGLTMLVDLPSGTPAVDPPVDARGK, translated from the coding sequence GTGAAACGCGGACAACTGCGCATCTACCTAGGTGCGGCGCCGGGCGTGGGCAAGACCTACGCCATGCTCGGCGAGGCGCATCGGCGCCTGGAACGCGGACGGGATGTGGTCGCGGCCGTCGTGGAGACGCACGGGCGGAAGAAGACCGCCGAACTGCTGGCGGGCATCGAGCGGATTCCGCCCACGATGGTCTCCTACCGGGGGACCGAGCTGCCCGAACTCGATGTCGACGCGGTGCTCACGCGCAAACCCGCGGTGGTGCTGGTCGACGAACTGGCGCACACGAACGCACCGGGCAGCGCGCACGAGAAACGCTGGCAGGACGTGGAGCAACTCCTGGCCGCGGGGATCGACGTGATCTCCACGGTGAACGTGCAGCACCTCGAGAGCCTCAACGATGTGGTGCAGCAGATCACCGGCATCGAGCAGCGTGAGACGGTGCCCGACGCGGTGGTGCGCGGTGCCGATCAGGTGGAACTGGTCGATCTGACACCGGAAGCATTGCGGCGCAGGCTTTCCCACGGCAATGTCTATGCCGCCGACAAGGTCGACGCCGCGCTGCGCAACTACTTCCGCCCCGGCAATCTCACCGCGCTGCGCGAACTCGCGCTGCTGTGGCTGGCCGACCAGGTGGACGCGGCGCTGGCCCGGTACCGGGCCGACCACAAGATCACCGAGTTGTGGGAGGCGCGCGAACGCGTCGTCGTCGCGGTGACGGGTGGTCCCGAGTCGGAGACGGTGGTGCGCCGGGCCGGGCGGATCGCGTCCAAGTCCAGTGCCGATCTGGTCGTGCTGCACGTGGTGCGTGGCGACGGGCTGGTCGGGGTATCGACCGAGCGGATGACCAAGCTGCGCGACCTCGCCGCCGGTCTCGGCGCCTCGCTGCACACGGTGACCGGCGACGATGTCCCCTCCGCGCTGCTCGATTTCGCGCGCGAGGTCAACGCCACCCAGTTGGTGCTCGGCACCTCGCGGCGCTCACGCTGGGCGCGGATGCTCGACGAGGGCATCGGATCGACGGTCGTGCAGCGCTCGGGCAAGATCGATGTGCACATGGTGACCCACGAGGAGGCCAATCGCGGGGTACGCAGGCAGTGGCTGCGTCCGCGGCGGCCGGTGAGCGCGTGGCCGGCGGCCGTGATCGTGCCGGTGCTGGTGAGCGTGGTCTGCGGGGTGTTGCTCGACCGGTGGTTGCAGCTGGGCGGGCTGAGCGCGATGTTCTTCGTCGGGGTGGTCGCGGTCGCGCTGTTCGGCGGTGTCGTCCCCGCCGGTGTGTCGGCGTTGCTGTCGGGGCTGCTGCTGAACTGGTACTTCACCGACCCCCGCTACAGCTTCACCATCGCCGAGCCGGACAACTTCGTCACCGTGGTCGTGCTGCTGATCGTCGCGGTGGCCGTGGCGGCGCTGGTCGACGTGGCCGCGAAGCGAAGCACCCAGGCGCGCAAGGCTTCTCGGGAAGCGGAGCTGCTGACGATGTTCGCCGGATCCGTGCTGCACGGCGCCGACCTGCCCAACCTGCTCGAGCAGGTCCGCGAAACCTACGGCCAGCGCGCGGTGAGCGTGCGGTGCGGGGATCAGATCGTCGCCGCGGTCGGCACCGACCCACCGACGCGACCGTCCGACGCCGAGACCGTCATCGAAGCGGGTGACGCGCAGAGCCATCTGCTGCTGGCCGGGCGGGCGATCGACTCCACGGATCGGCCGGTGCTCAACGCGGTCGCCAACCAGGCGGCCGGGCTGGTGCGCCAAGCCCGGTTGGCGGAGGAAGCGAGTGCGGCGGCGGCCCTGCTGGAAGCCGATCGGCTGCGCCGCGCGCTGCTGTCGGCGGTCAGCCACGATCTGCGCACCCCGCTGGCCGGCGCGAAAGCGGCCGTGTCCAGCCTGCGCAGCGACGACATCGAATTCTCGGCCGAGGACACCGGCGAACTGCTGGAGGCGATCGAGGAGTCCGTGGACCAGCTGACCGCACTGGTCGGCAATCTGCTCGACTCCTCGCGACTGGCCGTCGGCGTCGTCACCCCGCGGTTGGGGCAGGTGTACATGGACGAGGCGGTGCATCGCGCACTCGTGAGCGTCGGCATGGGCACCCGAGGTCTGCGCCGGGCCGCCATGGACCGGGTGAAGGTCGAGGTCGGTGAGGTTTCCGTGCTGGCCGACAGCGGCTTGCTCGAACGCGTACTCGCGAACCTGATCGACAACGCCCTCCGTCACTCCGGCCGGGACTCGCCCGTGCGGGTCACCGCCGAACACGTCGGCGACCGGGTGTCGATCGCGGTCGTCGATATCGGCCCCGGCGTGCCTTCGGGCACCGAGGAGCAGCTGTTCGAACCCTTCCAACGCCTCGGCGACCGCGACAACACCACCGGCGTGGGCCTCGGCCTCTCGGTCGTCCGGGGTTTCGTGGAGGCGATGGGCGGCACCGTCCACGCCGAGCCGACTCCGGGCGGCGGCCTGACCATGCTCGTCGATCTGCCATCGGGAACACCCGCGGTGGACCCACCAGTCGACGCCCGAGGAAAGTGA
- a CDS encoding response regulator, whose protein sequence is MLVVDDEPQIVRALRINLSVRGYEVITAGNGAAALRAAAEKHPDVVVLDLGLPDLDGIDVLAGLRGWTSAPVIVLSARTDSADKVEALDAGADDYVTKPFGMDELLARLRAAVRRGASATDAVDPVVVTDSFTVDLVAKKVTKRGAPVHLTPTEWGMLEMLVRNRGKLVGRKELLREVWGPAYATETHYLRVYLAQLRRKLEDDPAHPRHLLTEAGMGYRFQE, encoded by the coding sequence GTGCTGGTGGTCGATGACGAGCCGCAGATCGTGCGTGCTCTGCGGATCAACCTGTCGGTGCGCGGGTACGAGGTGATCACCGCGGGCAACGGGGCCGCCGCCCTGCGCGCCGCTGCCGAGAAGCATCCCGACGTCGTCGTTCTCGATCTGGGCCTGCCGGATCTGGACGGGATCGACGTGCTGGCCGGATTGCGCGGATGGACCTCCGCGCCGGTGATCGTGCTCTCGGCGCGTACCGATTCGGCCGACAAGGTCGAGGCGCTCGACGCGGGCGCCGACGACTACGTCACCAAACCCTTCGGGATGGACGAATTGCTCGCCCGGCTGCGGGCGGCGGTACGGCGCGGGGCCAGCGCGACCGACGCCGTCGATCCGGTGGTGGTCACCGACTCGTTCACCGTCGACCTGGTCGCCAAGAAGGTCACCAAGCGGGGTGCGCCGGTGCACCTGACGCCCACCGAGTGGGGCATGCTCGAGATGCTGGTGCGCAATCGCGGAAAACTGGTGGGACGCAAGGAACTACTGCGGGAGGTGTGGGGACCCGCCTACGCGACCGAGACCCACTACCTGCGTGTCTACCTCGCCCAGTTGCGGCGCAAGCTCGAGGACGATCCGGCCCACCCGCGCCACCTGCTCACCGAGGCGGGCATGGGCTACCGCTTCCAGGAATGA
- a CDS encoding IS3 family transposase (programmed frameshift) — protein sequence MPKPYPKEFRDDVVRVARNRDDGVTLDQIAADFGVHPMTLSKWMRQSDVDDGNKPGTTRSESAELRDARRRIRLLEQENEVLRRAAAYLSQAQIPKRLYPLVKELAAEGIPVAVTCRVLQLARQPYYRWLADPVTTGELTEALRANALFDAHRDDPEFGYRFLADEAREAGESMSERTAWRICSNNRWWSAFGKPRRGKNGKPGPPVHDDLVQRNFRSDAPNQLWLSDITEHQTGEGKLYLCAVKDVFSNRIIGYSIDSRMKSRLAVTAVNNAVARRGDVSGCVIHTDRGSQFRSRRFVHALNRHRMVGSMGRVGAAGDNAAMESFFSLLQHNVLDRQRWDTREQLRIAIVTWIERTYHRRRRQARLGRLTPIEFETIMSPAARQAA from the exons GTGCCCAAGCCGTATCCGAAAGAGTTCCGCGACGACGTCGTGCGGGTCGCCCGCAACCGCGACGACGGGGTGACGTTGGACCAGATCGCGGCCGACTTCGGGGTCCATCCGATGACATTGTCGAAATGGATGCGCCAATCCGACGTAGACGACGGGAACAAACCGGGAACCACGCGCAGCGAATCCGCAGAGTTGCGCGATGCTCGCCGCCGGATCCGGTTGCTCGAGCAGGAGAACGAGGTCCTGCGCCGCGCGGCCGCCTATCTGTCCCAGGCTCAGATACCG AAAAGGCTCTACCCGCTCGTGAAAGAGCTTGCCGCCGAGGGAATCCCCGTGGCGGTGACGTGCCGGGTGCTGCAGCTCGCTCGCCAGCCCTACTACCGATGGCTGGCCGATCCGGTGACCACCGGCGAACTCACCGAAGCCCTCCGGGCCAACGCGTTGTTCGACGCGCACCGCGACGACCCAGAATTCGGCTACCGGTTTCTCGCCGACGAAGCCCGCGAAGCAGGTGAATCGATGAGCGAGCGGACCGCCTGGAGAATCTGTTCGAACAATCGGTGGTGGAGCGCGTTCGGCAAGCCGCGGCGCGGCAAGAACGGCAAACCGGGCCCGCCCGTCCATGACGATCTGGTACAACGTAACTTCCGCAGCGACGCACCAAATCAGTTGTGGCTCAGTGACATCACCGAACACCAGACCGGCGAAGGCAAGCTGTACTTGTGCGCGGTCAAAGATGTCTTCTCCAACCGGATCATCGGGTATTCGATCGATTCGCGGATGAAGTCTCGACTGGCGGTGACCGCGGTGAACAATGCTGTTGCCCGGCGCGGTGACGTGTCCGGTTGCGTGATCCACACCGACCGCGGATCTCAATTTCGCTCGAGGAGATTCGTCCACGCGCTCAACCGTCACCGCATGGTCGGATCCATGGGCCGTGTCGGCGCGGCCGGCGACAACGCCGCCATGGAAAGCTTCTTCAGCCTGCTTCAACACAACGTCTTGGACCGGCAGCGTTGGGACACCCGCGAGCAGCTCCGGATCGCGATCGTCACCTGGATCGAACGCACTTACCACCGGCGGCGTCGACAAGCCAGGCTCGGCCGGTTGACCCCGATCGAATTCGAAACCATCATGTCCCCAGCAGCCCGACAGGCTGCTTAA
- a CDS encoding type I restriction-modification system subunit M — protein MSVLSSFVWSVADTLRGPYAEAEYGSVILPFTVLRRLECVMAQHREAMAEIVSQYQGEQQRRTHLKIKTRTEDSAGLSFWTTSDYTLEKALQDPDNLAANLIDYVGGFSANLDVFKSFDFESVIRTLDARDRLAQVTRHFERIDLSPDAVSNADMGDLFENLIYRFAESANDGAGQFYTPRDVVRLLVDLVYAEDTEALRERGTVRSIYDPTVGTGGMLTVADEHLHGLNPDASTALFGQEINPRTYAICKADLLIKGQDPSNVRQGDTLVVDRFDDRRFDYVLSNPPFGTDWKAVETQVKNEHARGGHGRFAPGVPAIGDAAMLFLLHVASKMRDVDDAGRGGKAGIVLNGSPLFNGGAGSGPSDIRGHMLENDLVEAIVALPNDMFYNTGIATYLWILSNAKPDDRVGRVRLIDGTGLGSKLHKSVGSKRVEISKKHRKAIVRAFAGTANEDDETKVAVKVFANQDFAYWTVTVERPLQLRFECTPETIGEVAEHKVLGKIGGLVQALEAFGDEPYLNREKFNRELADHLRKHKLNLTAPQRKALWQTIGVHDQTADICQHTSGVHKGEPEPDPALRDTENVPFGWGGYPKAHDALEATAQAYFDAEVKPHVDNAWIDWSKIKTGYEIPFTRHFYTYEPPRPLEEIDADLNRVVSEILHLLREVEA, from the coding sequence GTGTCTGTCCTGTCGAGCTTCGTGTGGAGTGTCGCCGACACTCTCCGCGGCCCTTACGCCGAGGCCGAGTACGGCTCGGTCATCCTCCCCTTCACGGTACTGCGCCGCTTGGAGTGCGTCATGGCCCAGCACCGAGAGGCGATGGCCGAGATTGTCTCGCAGTACCAGGGTGAGCAGCAGCGTCGGACTCACCTGAAGATCAAGACTCGGACCGAGGACAGTGCAGGGCTGTCGTTCTGGACGACGAGCGACTACACCCTCGAGAAGGCGCTGCAGGACCCGGACAACCTCGCCGCGAACCTAATCGACTACGTCGGCGGGTTCTCGGCGAACCTGGACGTGTTCAAATCCTTCGACTTCGAGAGCGTGATCCGCACCCTCGACGCGCGTGACCGGCTCGCCCAGGTGACCCGCCACTTCGAGCGGATCGATCTTTCGCCCGACGCCGTCTCGAACGCTGACATGGGCGACCTGTTCGAGAACCTCATCTACCGATTCGCGGAGTCCGCCAACGACGGCGCCGGACAGTTCTACACCCCCCGCGACGTTGTCCGGCTGCTCGTCGATCTGGTCTACGCGGAGGACACGGAAGCCCTGCGCGAACGCGGCACGGTCCGTTCCATTTACGACCCTACGGTCGGCACCGGCGGCATGTTGACCGTCGCTGACGAGCACCTGCACGGGCTCAACCCCGACGCCTCCACAGCGCTGTTCGGGCAGGAGATCAACCCTCGCACCTACGCCATCTGCAAAGCTGACCTGCTCATCAAGGGGCAAGACCCCTCCAACGTCCGCCAAGGTGACACCCTCGTCGTTGACCGCTTCGACGACCGGCGCTTCGACTACGTGCTGTCTAATCCGCCATTCGGCACTGACTGGAAGGCCGTCGAGACCCAGGTCAAAAACGAGCACGCCCGCGGCGGCCATGGCCGGTTCGCGCCCGGGGTGCCCGCCATCGGTGACGCTGCCATGCTGTTTCTGCTGCACGTGGCCTCCAAGATGCGCGACGTCGACGACGCCGGCCGCGGTGGCAAGGCTGGCATTGTCCTCAACGGTTCGCCGCTCTTCAACGGAGGCGCGGGTTCAGGGCCCTCTGACATCCGGGGGCATATGCTTGAGAACGACCTGGTCGAAGCCATCGTTGCCTTGCCGAACGACATGTTTTACAACACCGGCATCGCCACATACCTTTGGATCCTCTCCAACGCGAAGCCGGACGATCGAGTGGGTAGGGTGCGGCTGATCGACGGCACTGGCCTCGGCTCGAAGCTGCACAAGTCGGTCGGCTCCAAACGCGTCGAGATCTCCAAGAAGCACCGCAAGGCGATCGTGCGAGCCTTCGCCGGGACCGCGAACGAGGACGACGAAACCAAGGTGGCGGTGAAGGTTTTCGCCAACCAAGATTTCGCCTACTGGACCGTCACCGTTGAGCGGCCCCTGCAGCTCCGCTTCGAGTGCACGCCCGAGACGATTGGTGAGGTGGCTGAGCACAAGGTGCTGGGCAAGATCGGTGGGCTGGTCCAGGCCCTCGAGGCGTTCGGTGACGAGCCGTACCTGAACCGGGAGAAGTTCAATCGCGAGCTCGCCGACCACCTACGCAAGCACAAGCTCAACCTGACCGCGCCCCAGCGCAAGGCTCTATGGCAGACCATCGGCGTCCACGACCAGACCGCCGACATCTGTCAGCACACATCAGGCGTCCACAAAGGCGAGCCCGAGCCCGACCCTGCACTCCGCGACACCGAGAATGTGCCCTTTGGCTGGGGCGGGTACCCCAAGGCCCACGACGCTCTCGAAGCGACGGCCCAGGCCTACTTTGACGCCGAGGTAAAGCCCCACGTCGACAATGCGTGGATCGACTGGTCCAAGATCAAGACCGGTTATGAGATCCCGTTCACTCGGCATTTCTATACCTACGAGCCGCCCAGGCCGCTTGAGGAGATCGATGCCGACCTTAACCGGGTCGTCAGCGAGATTTTGCACCTGCTCCGAGAGGTGGAGGCGTGA
- a CDS encoding restriction endonuclease subunit S, whose product MSGVAQNAVAERVHKWLGELPSGWRGARLLEVSDAWTSNVDKHTVEGQPPVRLCNYVDVYQNDSIVDSLDFMVATATREQIKRFRVRVGDTLITKDSETADDIGIPAFVEYEAKDLICGYHLAIVRPDRRKAVPKFLYWVLRSEPIARQWGVTAAGVTRVGIRSTDLNKVTIPLPPLDEQSAVAGFLDYETAQIDALVAKQEELLTLLAERRRSVLDRVLSEVGGERRRLRWLYRSSSVANKPNEEVLSVYRDHGVIPKASRSDNFNKTPENVDRYLLVRPHDLVVNKMKAWQGSLGVSAHRGIVSGDYEVLRPTTLDLDPDFAHFILRSPELILEYRVRSRGIRPSQWRLYWQDLADISVAVPPLAEQRSAASRIKTETDAIDSLIAQAREHIAFAKERRSALITAAVTGQIDVRTAWTAG is encoded by the coding sequence GTGAGCGGCGTGGCACAAAACGCCGTTGCTGAGCGGGTCCACAAGTGGCTGGGGGAACTTCCATCGGGGTGGAGGGGTGCTCGACTACTTGAGGTCTCGGACGCCTGGACGAGCAACGTCGACAAGCACACGGTGGAAGGCCAGCCGCCGGTCAGGCTCTGCAACTACGTAGATGTCTACCAGAACGACTCGATCGTGGACTCCCTCGACTTCATGGTCGCCACCGCGACGCGCGAGCAGATCAAGAGGTTCCGAGTCCGAGTCGGAGACACCCTTATTACCAAGGACTCCGAGACTGCGGACGACATCGGCATCCCAGCATTCGTGGAGTACGAAGCTAAGGACCTCATCTGCGGCTATCACTTGGCGATTGTCCGTCCGGATCGACGTAAAGCTGTACCGAAGTTCCTGTACTGGGTGCTGCGGTCTGAGCCCATTGCCCGCCAGTGGGGTGTCACGGCTGCTGGTGTGACCCGCGTCGGCATCCGTAGTACTGACCTCAACAAGGTCACTATCCCGCTCCCGCCGCTCGACGAGCAGAGCGCCGTCGCAGGCTTCCTGGATTACGAGACTGCCCAGATTGATGCGCTCGTGGCCAAGCAGGAGGAACTGCTGACTCTCCTCGCAGAGCGGCGCCGATCGGTGCTCGACCGCGTGTTATCGGAGGTCGGTGGTGAAAGGCGTCGCCTTCGATGGTTGTACCGATCTTCCAGCGTGGCCAACAAACCCAATGAGGAAGTGTTGTCGGTCTACCGCGACCACGGCGTTATTCCGAAAGCCTCGCGTTCGGACAACTTCAACAAGACACCAGAGAATGTTGACCGATACCTCTTGGTTCGTCCTCACGACTTGGTGGTCAACAAGATGAAGGCCTGGCAAGGGTCGCTGGGTGTCTCTGCTCATCGCGGCATTGTCAGCGGCGACTACGAGGTGCTTCGTCCGACCACCTTAGATCTGGATCCGGACTTTGCTCACTTCATTCTGCGGTCGCCCGAGTTGATCCTGGAATATCGAGTTCGTTCCCGTGGGATTCGACCCTCCCAGTGGCGCTTGTACTGGCAAGACTTGGCCGACATCTCTGTTGCCGTTCCCCCGTTGGCGGAGCAGCGGAGTGCTGCCTCTCGGATCAAGACAGAAACGGATGCGATCGACTCCCTGATCGCGCAGGCCCGGGAGCATATCGCTTTCGCCAAAGAGCGCCGATCTGCACTGATTACGGCAGCGGTGACGGGACAGATCGACGTACGCACAGCATGGACGGCAGGCTGA